A single genomic interval of Nerophis ophidion isolate RoL-2023_Sa linkage group LG11, RoL_Noph_v1.0, whole genome shotgun sequence harbors:
- the smg9 gene encoding nonsense-mediated mRNA decay factor SMG9 isoform X1, translated as MSESGHSQPGMYGPGRRRRRRRVEREVGAPGQNLSGPSRDREYQPRERRDGSEDTLGLLIQKTPIILVKPPGERAKPSQSTPGSGAPVLEKPIMLMKARDDGVKTVTPPEATPQPSGTGPSKVEREGQRPTQPVYQIQNRGMNASASSSAVDPLVGQSKLLPPEKMKHSIKLVDEQMNWCDSAMEYLRDQTDMLVVGVIGLQGSGKSTVMSLLSANTAEEDQRGYVFRAQTQEMKERGGNQSTGIDFFITQERVIFLDTQPILSPSILDHFINNDRKLPPEYNLPYTYVEMQSLQITAFLFTVCHVVIVVQDWFTDLNLYRFLQSAEMLKPSTPSASHDSTGSSGNDDGAEYYPHIVFLQNKSRREDFCPKNIKDMHMVVDKLMAHSHLKYKGSLSMLDCNIFPGLGQNYLTTEVNMFLLPMQDSDCDDNLTKAGSAMTYPLFFLLPGYRGHPTFSSMVSKLRSQILAMPRCQLSHTILTEKNWFHYAARIWDGVKKSTALSEYSRLLC; from the exons ATGTCAGAATCCGGCCACAGTCAACCTGGGATGTATGGGCCAGGACGGCGGAGAAGGCGACGCCGTGTCGAACGGGAAGTTGGAGCGCCAGGCCAGAATCTGTCCGGTCCAAGTCGTGATCGAGAATACCAACCGAGGGAACGAAGG gaCGGCAGTGAGGACACACTCGGCCTTCTCATTCAAAAGACCCCCATCATTCTGGTGAAGCCCCCAGGAGAGAGg GCTAAGCCATCACAGAGTACGCCGGGCAGTGGAGCTCCAGTTCTTGAGAAGCCAATCATGTTGATGAAAGCTCGCGATGACGGAGTGAAAACGGTGACTCCACCAGAGGCGACACCTCAGCCTTCGGGTACTGGGCCCTCCAAAGTGGAGAGGGAAGGCCAACGACCCACCCAGCCTGTTTACCAGATCCAAAACCGAGGAATGAATGCTTCTGCATCGAGCAGCGCTGTGGATC CACTGGTTGGTCAGTCTAAACTCCTCCCACCGGAGAAGATGAAGCACAGCATCAAGCTAGTGGATGAACAAATGAACTGGTGTGACAGCGCCATGGAG TACCTGCGGGACCAAACAGATATGCTTGTGGTGGGGGTCATTGGTCTGCAGGGAAGTGGGAAATCAACTGTCATGTCACTGCTATCAGCCAACACCGCAGAAGAAGACCAAAG GGGTTATGTATTCCGAGCCCAAACTCAAGAGATGAAGGAACGTGGTGGAAACCAAAGCACAGGGATTGACTTCTTCATCACACAGGAGAGGGTCATCTTCTTGGACACACAG CCAATACTCAGCCCGTCCATTCTGGACCACTTCATAAACAACGACCGCAAGTTACCCCCAGAGTACAACCTTCCTTATACTTACGTGGAGATGCAG TCTCTTCAGATAACTGCCTTCTTGTTTACCGTGTGCCATGTGGTCATTGTGGTCCAAGATTGGTTCACCGATTTAAACCTCTACAG ATTTCTTCAATCGGCTGAGATGCTAAAGCCATCCACTCCATCTGCAAGCCATGACAGCACAGGCTCTTCTGGAAATGATGACGGTGCAGAGTACTATCCACATATAG TGTTCCTCCAGAATAAGAGCAGGCGGGAGGACTTTTGCCCAAAGAATATTAAGGATATGCACATGGTGGTGGACAAATTAATGGCCCACTCTCATCTCAAATACAAAG gTTCATTGTCCATGCTTGACTGCAACATCTTTCCCGGTCTGGGCCAGAACTATCTGACCACTGAAGTCAACATGTTCCTGCTTCCCATGCAGGACAGTGACTGCGATGATAATCTCACTAAAGCAG GGTCTGCCATGACCTATCCGCTCTTTTTCTTGCTTCCGGGGTACAGAGGACACCCCACCTTCTCATCTATGGTGTCCAAGCTGCGCAGCCAAATCCTGGCCATGCCCCGCTGTCAGCTGTCACATACCATCCTTACTGAGAAGAATTg GTTTCACTATGCTGCTCGAATCTGGGATGGCGTGAAAAAATCCACCGCTCTCTCCGAATACAGCCGCCTGCTCTGCTAG
- the si:dkey-79d12.4 gene encoding zinc finger protein 16, giving the protein MQSSERPEMSGHSVEYTLGDWDLGKPIESDEFSTDESTSTASENEDNYDDAAYAKRAGSYRNDAESDSSSTDSCYAAETPASSTPKADPSGNVSMCNECGRGPFRSLKLHRLHCSRVKVKYMCSRCKALFPSEASLSEHYIPLCSCDDCGQVFTNRDSRHQHPCSNRGSSRLIYFCSESMPKACAICKSFFVNEKSLLNHVTRVHTSVVSTKLCIVTGRTNKKLDVAGVAASGSEPFAPTLQASSSHPACQIPNVFKHVGNGKLSTSKVLVKKTSLVTSGQGLDKGSDPGILAVFQNQSQKASLTQHITKGWRSKPSHPCRQCGTILRQPYLAISHRYLHRGRRLHRCQCGRAFKHRLHLLRHCVQHAEAKSYICVNCGNTFAGARHFAKHLRGKTRKKRRAKCKMPFECGCGLLFYRPSAYIWHQLKNNVKSRRLTKRGK; this is encoded by the coding sequence ATGCAGTCGTCAGAGAGGCCGGAGATGTCTGGACACAGCGTTGAGTATACTCTGGGCGACTGGGACCTGGGAAAGCCCATTGAGTCCGATGAATTTAGCACAGATGAGTCGACAAGCACCGCCTCCGAGAACGAGGACAATTACGACGACGCAGCTTATGCCAAAAGAGCAGGAAGTTATCGCAATGACGCAGAATCTGACTCGAGTTCCACCGATTCCTGCTATGCCGCCGAGACTCCAGCTTCAAGCACACCCAAGGCCGACCCGTCGGGTAACGTCTCCATGTGCAACGAGTGCGGCCGAGGACCCTTCAGGTCTTTGAAGCTGCACCGGCTGCACTGCAGtcgtgtcaaagtcaaatacatgtGCTCCCGCTGCAAGGCGCTCTTCCCCAGTGAAGCGTCCCTCTCGGAACACTACATCCCGCTGTGCTCCTGTGACGACTGCGGCCAGGTGTTCACCAACCGGGACTCCCGCCATCAACATCCGTGCTCCAACAGAGGCAGCTCGCGTCTGATATACTTTTGTTCCGAGTCCATGCCCAAAGCATGCGCCATATGCAAATCTTTCTTTGTCAATGAAAAGAGCTTGTTAAACCACGTCACTAGAGTGCACACGTCAGTTGTCAGCACCAAGTTGTGCATCGTCACGGGGCGGACCAACAAAAAGTTGGACGTTGCCGGAGTCGCTGCGAGTGGTTCTGAGCCCTTTGCTCCAACGCTCCAGGCGTCGAGCAGCCACCCCGCTTGTCAGATCCCTAATGTGTTCAAGCATGTGGGTAACGGCAAGCTTTCCACCTCCAAAGTACTGGTCAAGAAGACTTCTCTCGTCACTTCAGGACAAGGACTGGACAAGGGCTCTGACCCTGGGATTCTGGCCGTGTTCCAGAACCAAAGCCAGAAGGCGTCTTTGACCCAGCACATAACTAAGGGATGGCGCTCCAAGCCGTCCCACCCCTGCAGGCAATGCGGAACCATCCTGAGGCAGCCTTACCTCGCCATCAGCCACCGCTACCTCCATCGGGGCCGCCGCCTGCACCGGTGCCAGTGCGGCCGGGCTTTCAAGCACCGGCTGCACCTCCTGCGACACTGCGTGCAGCACGCGGAGGCCAAGAGCTACATCTGCGTCAACTGTGGCAACACTTTCGCGGGAGCCAGACACTTCGCAAAGCACCTGAGGGGCAAAACGCGGAAGAAACGTCGGGCAAAGTGCAAAATGCCCTTCGAGTGCGGCTGCGGACTACTCTTTTACCGGCCCTCCGCATACATCTGGCATCAgcttaaaaacaatgttaaaagCAGACGTTTGACAAAAAGGGGGAAATGA
- the smg9 gene encoding nonsense-mediated mRNA decay factor SMG9 isoform X2, producing MSESGHSQPGMYGPGRRRRRRRVEREVGAPGQNLSGPSRDREYQPRERRDGSEDTLGLLIQKTPIILVKPPGERAKPSQSTPGSGAPVLEKPIMLMKARDDGVKTVTPPEATPQPSGTGPSKVEREGQRPTQPVYQIQNRGMNASASSSAVDPLVGQSKLLPPEKMKHSIKLVDEQMNWCDSAMEYLRDQTDMLVVGVIGLQGSGKSTVMSLLSANTAEEDQRGYVFRAQTQEMKERGGNQSTGIDFFITQERVIFLDTQPILSPSILDHFINNDRKLPPEYNLPYTYVEMQSLQITAFLFTVCHVVIVVQDWFTDLNLYRFLQSAEMLKPSTPSASHDSTGSSGNDDGAEYYPHIVFLQNKSRREDFCPKNIKDMHMVVDKLMAHSHLKYKGSLSMLDCNIFPGLGQNYLTTEVNMFLLPMQDSDCDDNLTKAEDTPPSHLWCPSCAAKSWPCPAVSCHIPSLLRRIGFTMLLESGMA from the exons ATGTCAGAATCCGGCCACAGTCAACCTGGGATGTATGGGCCAGGACGGCGGAGAAGGCGACGCCGTGTCGAACGGGAAGTTGGAGCGCCAGGCCAGAATCTGTCCGGTCCAAGTCGTGATCGAGAATACCAACCGAGGGAACGAAGG gaCGGCAGTGAGGACACACTCGGCCTTCTCATTCAAAAGACCCCCATCATTCTGGTGAAGCCCCCAGGAGAGAGg GCTAAGCCATCACAGAGTACGCCGGGCAGTGGAGCTCCAGTTCTTGAGAAGCCAATCATGTTGATGAAAGCTCGCGATGACGGAGTGAAAACGGTGACTCCACCAGAGGCGACACCTCAGCCTTCGGGTACTGGGCCCTCCAAAGTGGAGAGGGAAGGCCAACGACCCACCCAGCCTGTTTACCAGATCCAAAACCGAGGAATGAATGCTTCTGCATCGAGCAGCGCTGTGGATC CACTGGTTGGTCAGTCTAAACTCCTCCCACCGGAGAAGATGAAGCACAGCATCAAGCTAGTGGATGAACAAATGAACTGGTGTGACAGCGCCATGGAG TACCTGCGGGACCAAACAGATATGCTTGTGGTGGGGGTCATTGGTCTGCAGGGAAGTGGGAAATCAACTGTCATGTCACTGCTATCAGCCAACACCGCAGAAGAAGACCAAAG GGGTTATGTATTCCGAGCCCAAACTCAAGAGATGAAGGAACGTGGTGGAAACCAAAGCACAGGGATTGACTTCTTCATCACACAGGAGAGGGTCATCTTCTTGGACACACAG CCAATACTCAGCCCGTCCATTCTGGACCACTTCATAAACAACGACCGCAAGTTACCCCCAGAGTACAACCTTCCTTATACTTACGTGGAGATGCAG TCTCTTCAGATAACTGCCTTCTTGTTTACCGTGTGCCATGTGGTCATTGTGGTCCAAGATTGGTTCACCGATTTAAACCTCTACAG ATTTCTTCAATCGGCTGAGATGCTAAAGCCATCCACTCCATCTGCAAGCCATGACAGCACAGGCTCTTCTGGAAATGATGACGGTGCAGAGTACTATCCACATATAG TGTTCCTCCAGAATAAGAGCAGGCGGGAGGACTTTTGCCCAAAGAATATTAAGGATATGCACATGGTGGTGGACAAATTAATGGCCCACTCTCATCTCAAATACAAAG gTTCATTGTCCATGCTTGACTGCAACATCTTTCCCGGTCTGGGCCAGAACTATCTGACCACTGAAGTCAACATGTTCCTGCTTCCCATGCAGGACAGTGACTGCGATGATAATCTCACTAAAGCAG AGGACACCCCACCTTCTCATCTATGGTGTCCAAGCTGCGCAGCCAAATCCTGGCCATGCCCCGCTGTCAGCTGTCACATACCATCCTTACTGAGAAGAATTg GTTTCACTATGCTGCTCGAATCTGGGATGGCGTGA